In Gracilimonas sp., a single window of DNA contains:
- a CDS encoding putative sugar nucleotidyl transferase, with protein sequence MKLCIVEDQGYQAFYPLTKTRPVFDLRCGKFTIEERLLEILEVGSEPLYYLIRHELQQIWKSKHKRDSNIIFDVPTEGDRLILNGRVLFHEEQISEIISKTQQNKGGQFLWLCNDTWAAMYIPEEKRGPGSDELFDGKFDYNLFNNQMYMDVGVITYPWELNRYNAKMIRSDFGFITKRLQKLRFPPLHKQVAILNAENLIIGKHSEIYPFVTLDCTHGPVIIGDNVTIESGAYIKGPVCIGDNCLISANTKLYTNTTLGETCKVGGEISHSIIHGFSNKRHSGFLGNSYIGKWVNLGAGTNTSNMKNNYNAISVRLNGKKINTGQQFLGLYMGDHSRSAIDTSFNTASFIGVGCNIFGEGIPKKNVRDFTWGGIEDFELYEFKKFIENARRMMIRREIELSDEEILLLKSLHNCRTTELGSKVNLSVIKGNGFDSSGE encoded by the coding sequence TTACGATTGAAGAACGTTTGCTAGAAATTCTGGAGGTAGGGAGTGAACCTCTCTATTATTTAATCAGACACGAACTTCAGCAGATATGGAAATCAAAACATAAAAGGGATAGCAACATAATTTTTGATGTTCCAACCGAAGGCGATCGTCTTATACTTAATGGAAGAGTTCTTTTTCATGAAGAACAAATAAGTGAGATAATTTCAAAAACACAACAAAATAAGGGTGGACAATTCTTGTGGCTTTGCAATGATACCTGGGCCGCAATGTATATTCCGGAAGAAAAACGAGGACCCGGTAGTGATGAGTTATTTGATGGGAAGTTTGATTACAATTTGTTCAATAACCAGATGTACATGGATGTGGGAGTCATTACCTATCCTTGGGAACTTAATAGATATAACGCGAAAATGATTCGCAGTGATTTTGGATTTATAACAAAGAGATTACAAAAGCTTCGGTTCCCACCTTTACATAAGCAAGTGGCGATACTTAACGCAGAAAATCTGATTATCGGGAAACATTCGGAAATTTATCCATTTGTAACGTTAGATTGTACACATGGGCCTGTTATTATAGGTGATAATGTAACTATTGAATCGGGGGCTTATATCAAAGGTCCGGTGTGTATTGGAGACAACTGTCTGATATCAGCTAATACAAAACTATACACAAACACTACTCTCGGGGAAACCTGTAAGGTAGGAGGAGAGATAAGCCATTCCATTATTCATGGATTCAGCAATAAGAGGCATTCAGGTTTTCTTGGAAATTCCTATATCGGAAAGTGGGTTAACCTTGGAGCGGGTACCAATACCAGCAATATGAAAAATAATTATAATGCAATTTCTGTACGGCTCAATGGGAAAAAGATAAATACAGGGCAGCAATTTTTAGGTCTGTATATGGGAGATCACTCAAGGTCAGCCATCGACACTTCCTTTAATACTGCCAGTTTTATTGGGGTTGGATGTAATATCTTTGGAGAAGGCATTCCAAAGAAAAATGTCAGAGATTTTACTTGGGGAGGAATAGAGGATTTTGAATTGTACGAATTTAAAAAATTTATAGAAAATGCCCGAAGAATGATGATCCGAAGAGAAATTGAGCTAAGTGATGAAGAGATATTATTGCTCAAATCTTTGCATAACTGTCGTACTACAGAATTAGGATCGAAGGTAAATTTATCAGTAATAAAAGGGAATGGATTCGATTCATCAGGAGAATAG
- a CDS encoding GNAT family N-acetyltransferase yields the protein MPSMILEEIQKIEKRLDLNLEKFGRKKVSMGEPIKIYIIDDEKQFHGLSTQWRKLTEIAEAPVYMTFEWISSWWKHFGKHPKRSLYILAVYRGAEIVSIVPFFKGVSSIGPVNIQQRLNLMGSGVSKNEVLGFSDDYGYSDFLDVIVHPDYKKEVAEEVADLLLLNPMGADLISFQHISDESFIATEILPLLDEKKGFYQLEKTDECPYIPLPDSLNKYKNDLGSSSRRRRFKKNLKPIGKKYSVEKVVSWGTVQKGLEELFELHQDRWNSLGYPGLFFDKRYYDFIKELCQKAVDNEWLWFRIGKDQEGTCAVRLALNYKGRFYDWLTGFDMTSPVSDYSPGLGLLALMIKDAIESGADRIELLRGDERYKFDFTKKTRSNWRLTIPSNKEGTVVQKLLNQGLKKVAKIYAQLNLERTLLKVQYEQVGPLRMIFSYANFRTQRLIEKLKATKLFK from the coding sequence ATGCCTTCTATGATTCTGGAAGAGATCCAAAAAATAGAAAAACGACTTGATTTAAATCTTGAAAAATTTGGCCGTAAAAAGGTTTCAATGGGTGAACCCATTAAGATTTATATCATAGACGATGAAAAACAATTTCACGGGCTTTCAACACAATGGAGAAAACTTACTGAAATTGCTGAGGCTCCTGTTTATATGACATTTGAATGGATTTCCAGTTGGTGGAAACATTTCGGAAAGCATCCAAAACGATCACTTTACATTTTAGCAGTTTATCGGGGGGCAGAGATTGTGAGTATAGTACCTTTTTTTAAAGGAGTCTCTTCCATAGGGCCTGTAAATATTCAGCAAAGATTGAATTTGATGGGTTCTGGAGTAAGTAAAAATGAGGTGCTTGGGTTTAGTGATGATTATGGGTACAGTGATTTTTTAGACGTGATTGTACATCCTGACTACAAGAAAGAAGTCGCGGAAGAAGTTGCAGATTTACTGCTATTAAATCCTATGGGGGCTGATTTAATTAGTTTTCAGCATATAAGTGACGAGAGCTTTATAGCAACAGAAATTTTACCCCTGCTCGACGAAAAGAAAGGATTTTACCAGCTGGAAAAAACAGATGAGTGCCCCTATATCCCTCTGCCTGATTCACTGAACAAGTATAAAAATGATTTAGGTTCCAGTTCCAGGCGTCGAAGGTTTAAAAAAAATTTGAAACCTATTGGTAAAAAATACTCCGTTGAGAAAGTTGTTTCCTGGGGAACGGTACAAAAAGGATTAGAAGAACTTTTTGAGTTACATCAGGATCGATGGAACAGTCTTGGATATCCGGGACTTTTCTTTGATAAACGATATTATGATTTCATAAAAGAACTGTGCCAAAAAGCAGTTGATAATGAATGGCTGTGGTTTCGAATAGGCAAAGATCAGGAAGGAACCTGTGCAGTCCGCCTGGCATTGAATTATAAAGGTCGTTTTTATGATTGGTTGACAGGTTTTGATATGACGTCTCCGGTATCTGATTATAGTCCGGGACTGGGGTTGCTTGCATTAATGATTAAAGATGCCATCGAATCCGGTGCTGACAGGATAGAATTATTACGTGGAGATGAACGCTATAAATTTGATTTCACAAAAAAAACCAGAAGTAATTGGAGACTTACAATCCCCTCTAATAAAGAGGGAACAGTTGTGCAGAAGCTATTAAATCAAGGACTTAAGAAAGTGGCTAAAATTTATGCTCAATTAAATTTAGAACGCACGCTTCTTAAGGTTCAGTATGAGCAGGTGGGTCCTCTTAGAATGATTTTTTCCTATGCTAATTTTCGGACACAGCGACTCATAGAAAAATTAAAGGCTACTAAGCTTTTTAAATAA
- a CDS encoding GNAT family N-acetyltransferase, with amino-acid sequence MIDSKVISKEKADDEIHPSLKLEVISKTSDFDSLKEEWNTLAEQTGVHIFQAFEWQRTWWEVFGGNNKLHILLFRYRHELIGIMPFFLDSFRVFGSPVYRCLRLLGSRVIQPESGAIPVELAFSDYLSAIIHPDYKREVLTCLQEYLQSNSDFYDEIILEEIPQEDVLIDKFLPEMKQRGWKSKTKEASVCPQVHFPEEWDELLSDLSSNARYQIRRDIRRVTEDGIFELHTAESLEELKQVFQELVYFHQQRWHNLGQPGIFADKRITEFFEKVTMRLYKQGQVISKTLSAEGQNVAIDLYYKYNNRIYMIQRGFDDTSTFNQYGPGNVLLYCFLKEAIEEGIEVYDFLRGDEKYKLRTANHVQQNLEVILQKKTDLQERRSKVNNMVHNYARAKRKLYNEKQIMKVHMEKNNPVFALGIYMKEFFQRGIRKLNSSTKVPKP; translated from the coding sequence TTGATTGACAGCAAGGTAATATCAAAAGAGAAAGCCGATGATGAAATCCACCCATCGCTAAAGCTAGAGGTTATTTCTAAAACATCAGACTTTGATTCATTAAAAGAGGAATGGAATACACTGGCTGAACAAACCGGTGTTCACATTTTTCAAGCATTTGAATGGCAACGAACCTGGTGGGAAGTTTTTGGCGGAAATAATAAACTCCATATTCTTCTTTTTCGATATAGGCATGAACTGATAGGGATTATGCCTTTTTTTCTGGATTCTTTTAGAGTTTTTGGTTCACCTGTATATCGTTGTTTAAGGCTGCTTGGTTCCAGAGTAATACAGCCGGAATCAGGAGCAATTCCTGTTGAACTAGCTTTTAGTGATTACTTATCAGCGATTATTCATCCTGACTATAAAAGGGAAGTATTAACATGCCTTCAGGAATATCTACAATCTAATTCAGATTTTTATGATGAAATTATCTTGGAAGAAATTCCACAAGAAGATGTTCTGATTGATAAATTTCTTCCCGAAATGAAGCAAAGAGGATGGAAATCAAAAACCAAAGAGGCTTCTGTTTGCCCACAAGTTCATTTTCCTGAAGAATGGGATGAATTATTAAGTGATTTAAGCAGTAATGCCCGCTATCAGATTAGGAGAGACATACGACGTGTTACGGAGGATGGAATATTTGAGTTGCATACCGCTGAATCATTAGAGGAATTGAAACAAGTCTTTCAGGAACTTGTGTATTTTCATCAACAACGTTGGCATAATCTTGGCCAGCCGGGTATTTTTGCTGATAAAAGAATCACAGAATTTTTTGAAAAAGTCACAATGCGGCTTTATAAACAGGGTCAGGTGATTTCAAAAACTTTATCTGCCGAAGGGCAGAATGTAGCCATCGATTTATATTATAAATACAACAACCGGATTTATATGATTCAGCGTGGTTTTGATGACACATCTACTTTCAATCAATATGGTCCCGGAAATGTTCTCTTGTATTGTTTTCTCAAAGAAGCTATCGAAGAAGGCATTGAGGTGTATGATTTTCTGCGTGGAGATGAAAAATACAAATTGAGGACAGCAAATCATGTCCAACAGAATTTGGAAGTGATTTTACAAAAAAAAACAGATTTGCAAGAGAGACGCTCTAAAGTGAATAATATGGTGCACAACTATGCTCGAGCAAAGAGAAAATTGTACAATGAAAAGCAGATAATGAAGGTACATATGGAGAAAAACAATCCTGTTTTTGCATTGGGAATATATATGAAGGAGTTCTTTCAACGAGGTATCAGGAAATTGAATTCAAGTACTAAAGTTCCGAAGCCCTGA
- a CDS encoding GNAT family N-acetyltransferase — protein sequence MDLIRYREISKAKEAFARHDRVMKWNVKLKLEIITEKKSWSSISEDWNRLVEESNTHIFQTYEWQKAWWKYFGENSKRQNLHILCLYHRERLVGIAPFFIDDFRINGRIKYQCLRLIGSTVMQNEHGEAMGRFTYTDYLDLIICPGYEECVSQKITDYLVKADAFDDILLEEIPEYSVLFSNFIPLIKQQKGEWNVTVKNSSVCPVIKLQNTWEGFLEKLSTEAKDQIRRFEESRKTQDKQSILNTRKITDGQEISAAYDRLVNFHQHHWTKQGRPGAFGKRLKYEFYKEMISIFHERGWAQLWEITAPSEEDQCLAIDLLFVFNNTIYLVQRGLKYTSAFTEFKPENSLLYNVLRESIRDRMDRFDLLRGAEDYAFKPGTHDVQTKNILIRKVRRSSMRLFIYDHFFTRYISMKKRIRFERRVLEAYMKQGSAVFAVGSYINGFFERAILKISHLINGKGTKHPVK from the coding sequence ATGGACTTGATCAGGTATCGAGAAATATCGAAAGCTAAAGAAGCATTTGCTCGTCACGACAGGGTGATGAAATGGAATGTGAAGCTTAAGTTGGAAATTATAACAGAAAAGAAGTCATGGAGCTCAATTTCAGAGGATTGGAATAGATTAGTTGAAGAATCAAATACCCATATTTTCCAAACCTATGAGTGGCAAAAAGCTTGGTGGAAGTATTTTGGCGAAAATAGCAAGAGACAAAATCTGCATATTTTATGTCTTTATCATAGAGAACGACTTGTAGGAATTGCTCCTTTCTTTATTGATGATTTCAGGATTAATGGCAGGATAAAATATCAGTGCCTTAGGCTCATTGGCTCAACAGTCATGCAAAATGAACATGGAGAAGCTATGGGTAGATTTACTTATACCGATTATTTGGACCTGATTATTTGTCCCGGTTATGAAGAATGTGTGAGCCAAAAAATTACGGACTATTTGGTGAAAGCCGATGCGTTTGATGACATTTTACTAGAAGAAATCCCAGAATACAGCGTGCTGTTTAGTAATTTTATTCCTTTAATTAAGCAACAAAAGGGTGAGTGGAATGTGACTGTTAAGAATTCATCGGTCTGTCCGGTTATAAAACTTCAAAATACATGGGAAGGTTTTTTAGAAAAACTGAGCACCGAAGCAAAAGATCAAATTCGTCGTTTTGAAGAAAGCAGGAAAACTCAAGATAAACAGTCAATACTTAATACCAGAAAGATTACGGATGGGCAGGAGATTAGTGCTGCATATGATCGCTTGGTCAATTTTCACCAGCACCATTGGACTAAACAAGGCAGGCCCGGTGCTTTTGGAAAACGATTAAAGTATGAATTTTATAAAGAGATGATCTCCATTTTCCATGAACGGGGATGGGCGCAGTTATGGGAGATTACCGCACCTTCGGAGGAGGACCAATGTTTAGCAATTGATTTACTTTTCGTTTTTAATAATACCATTTATCTGGTTCAGCGTGGATTGAAATACACTTCAGCTTTTACAGAATTTAAGCCGGAAAATTCACTGTTATATAATGTTTTAAGAGAATCGATCCGAGACAGAATGGACAGATTTGATTTATTGAGAGGAGCCGAGGATTATGCATTCAAACCCGGAACTCATGATGTACAGACCAAAAATATTCTGATCCGGAAAGTTCGAAGATCAAGCATGAGATTATTTATTTACGATCATTTTTTTACCCGATATATCTCAATGAAAAAGAGAATTCGGTTTGAACGAAGAGTTCTTGAAGCTTACATGAAACAGGGGTCTGCAGTATTTGCCGTGGGCAGTTATATCAATGGCTTTTTTGAAAGAGCCATACTTAAAATCAGTCATCTAATAAACGGAAAAGGAACTAAGCATCCAGTTAAATGA
- a CDS encoding glycosyltransferase, whose protein sequence is MKILHVFPYLPTPPNFGGALRIYYILQHLHNNHDVTVAGFSTNGNLEQFHETFPGLKGKSHFISRPWKKKFRKLIQMYSLFTNHSYWYTTVFSKKLQHTIDQLLLENAFDLIQFEFPVMGRFVKNTDAIKILDAHNVEYDNFKRMSNLKGSKLKQFFYRHEYEKLFNEEIKICSEQDAVFTTSNRDQKLLDKDVPEVSKFVIPNGVDVSYFYPSKQKYESASLVFTGMMGYVPNYEGIIWFLDNIFPLIRKEIPNIKIYIVGKNPPQKLRKRATGNIIVTGFVKDVRPYVWRSSVYVVPLRMGGGTRLKVLEALAMKKPVVTTSIGCEGIDVTNDETVLKADNPETFADSVIKLIGRKELRDRLSQNGHELIHSKYRWDAIGNQIEEAYSKLMQNSLAGKTEKKAMVDEQF, encoded by the coding sequence ATGAAGATATTACATGTTTTTCCTTACCTGCCAACACCTCCGAATTTCGGAGGCGCACTTCGTATTTATTATATCTTGCAGCACCTGCACAATAATCATGATGTGACTGTGGCCGGCTTCAGTACAAATGGTAACCTGGAACAATTTCATGAAACCTTTCCCGGACTTAAAGGGAAATCACATTTTATCAGCCGCCCATGGAAAAAGAAGTTTCGGAAATTAATACAGATGTATTCTTTATTCACGAATCACAGTTACTGGTATACAACGGTATTTTCAAAAAAATTACAGCATACTATCGACCAATTGCTGTTAGAAAATGCATTCGACCTCATCCAATTTGAGTTTCCTGTGATGGGAAGATTTGTTAAAAATACTGATGCCATAAAAATTTTGGATGCCCATAATGTGGAGTATGATAATTTCAAGCGTATGTCTAATCTGAAAGGATCGAAACTAAAACAATTCTTTTACCGACATGAGTACGAGAAATTATTTAATGAAGAAATTAAGATTTGCAGTGAACAAGATGCTGTTTTTACTACCAGTAACAGAGATCAAAAGCTATTGGATAAGGATGTACCTGAAGTTTCTAAATTTGTAATCCCGAACGGGGTAGATGTTTCTTATTTCTACCCTTCGAAACAAAAGTATGAATCTGCTTCTCTTGTTTTTACGGGTATGATGGGATACGTGCCAAACTATGAAGGAATAATCTGGTTTTTAGACAATATTTTTCCATTAATTCGAAAAGAGATACCAAATATAAAAATTTATATAGTCGGAAAGAATCCTCCACAGAAGCTGCGTAAAAGAGCAACAGGTAATATCATTGTAACAGGTTTTGTGAAAGATGTCCGGCCCTATGTCTGGCGCTCGAGTGTATATGTGGTTCCCCTGAGGATGGGAGGAGGAACGAGGTTAAAGGTTTTAGAAGCTCTGGCCATGAAAAAGCCGGTGGTTACAACCAGCATTGGTTGTGAGGGCATAGATGTAACCAATGATGAAACGGTGTTGAAAGCTGATAATCCCGAAACCTTTGCCGATTCAGTAATCAAATTAATCGGGAGGAAAGAACTCAGAGACAGGTTATCACAAAATGGCCATGAACTAATACATTCGAAATATCGATGGGATGCTATTGGCAACCAAATAGAGGAAGCCTATTCAAAATTAATGCAAAATTCCCTTGCGGGGAAAACTGAGAAAAAAGCGATGGTAGACGAACAATTCTAA
- a CDS encoding ATP-grasp domain-containing protein — translation MKKKQDNLPVPAFVCGEIGLVQSLGIAGIPVYVGSEYEENLAFYSCFAQKKILMPPYDSGKFIEKLLEFGDRVAHKPLLFTDDDQALLAISRNRRALQQKYRFLLPAERVVEQIHDKQQFYKKAGDCELPVPETYTITSYSTLKAIQHKLSFPCILKPANTKDWRNDEFVKIFGSNKKAIRCDNNNEVLLFYKKISKINPKVILQEFIEGEDHRHYSINMYFDKEGNLKGYYSYQKLRMYPIGAGRGSFFETVHDREILEKAIDAAKKFEMRGLVNLQFKKDCDSGILKLIEMEARLSISSFLGPASGMNLAEQYYYDLIGWEAKTTNNYRPGIKYADLLRDIKAFVAYRRQKKLSFRNWIRSYKGKCVYSGYLLNDPRPMLQDIWLVFRNRAIKNKKSQKKYNRESTSKLVKSKSS, via the coding sequence ATGAAAAAAAAACAGGATAATCTACCAGTTCCGGCATTTGTTTGTGGAGAAATTGGGCTTGTTCAAAGCTTGGGTATTGCCGGTATTCCAGTGTATGTGGGATCAGAATATGAAGAAAATTTAGCTTTTTACTCTTGCTTTGCCCAGAAAAAAATATTGATGCCTCCTTATGATTCCGGAAAATTTATTGAAAAACTATTGGAATTTGGGGACCGTGTAGCTCATAAACCCTTACTTTTCACCGATGATGATCAGGCGTTATTGGCTATTTCCCGAAATAGAAGAGCTTTACAGCAAAAGTATCGCTTTTTATTGCCGGCTGAAAGAGTGGTTGAACAAATTCATGATAAACAACAATTTTATAAGAAAGCAGGAGATTGTGAGCTTCCGGTACCCGAAACTTATACAATCACATCCTATAGTACGTTGAAAGCCATACAGCATAAGCTTTCATTTCCATGTATTCTTAAACCTGCCAATACCAAAGATTGGAGAAATGATGAGTTTGTTAAAATTTTTGGTTCAAATAAGAAGGCCATTCGGTGTGACAATAATAATGAGGTATTACTTTTTTATAAGAAAATTTCCAAAATAAACCCTAAAGTAATTCTCCAGGAATTTATAGAGGGAGAAGATCATCGCCATTACAGTATAAATATGTACTTCGATAAAGAAGGGAATTTGAAAGGTTATTATTCTTATCAAAAGCTGAGAATGTATCCTATTGGTGCAGGAAGAGGAAGTTTTTTTGAAACCGTCCATGATCGGGAAATTCTGGAAAAGGCTATTGATGCAGCAAAAAAATTTGAAATGCGGGGTTTAGTTAATCTCCAGTTTAAAAAAGATTGTGATTCGGGGATATTGAAATTAATCGAGATGGAGGCGCGCTTAAGTATATCCAGTTTTTTGGGCCCTGCATCCGGGATGAATCTTGCAGAACAATATTATTATGATCTGATCGGATGGGAGGCAAAGACAACCAATAATTATCGTCCGGGCATCAAGTACGCAGATTTATTGAGAGATATTAAAGCATTTGTTGCATATCGAAGACAAAAAAAATTATCATTTAGAAATTGGATAAGATCATACAAGGGGAAGTGTGTTTATAGTGGGTATTTGTTAAATGACCCTCGTCCTATGCTGCAAGATATTTGGCTTGTATTTCGGAACCGGGCCATAAAGAACAAAAAATCACAAAAAAAATATAACAGAGAATCGACTTCTAAACTTGTAAAAAGTAAAAGTAGTTAA
- a CDS encoding zeta toxin family protein — MRNGQSHRNNIDSKFIQKYPKEIDDKDGLSKTLSQISELKKPVIVLIGGVTGVGKTSIASAVSKKLGIDRFNNSDVIREIMRYMLPKEVVPTLHESSFTAGHVVNNPFIQKNVVYGFSQQSSLVSQGVLAYIRRNVKEGLNTVMNGVHLIPGYLDLGYDNGEVLLFEYILHLEDEERHIQRFYERSQGSKRDPEYYIRDMSSIRKIQNYIKKQALKHDVMVIENTNFEQTVNVILQDIASSLNEVLISKGKQKTISS; from the coding sequence ATGAGAAATGGGCAATCACACCGTAATAATATAGATTCAAAATTCATACAAAAATATCCAAAAGAAATTGACGATAAAGATGGCTTATCTAAAACTCTAAGCCAAATTTCCGAACTCAAAAAACCGGTAATTGTTTTGATTGGAGGAGTGACCGGTGTTGGTAAAACTTCCATTGCTTCAGCGGTATCCAAGAAACTTGGTATCGACAGGTTTAATAATTCAGATGTAATTCGGGAAATTATGAGGTATATGTTACCCAAAGAAGTCGTCCCTACCCTTCATGAATCAAGTTTCACAGCTGGGCATGTTGTAAATAATCCTTTTATCCAAAAAAATGTAGTTTATGGATTTAGTCAGCAAAGTAGTCTTGTGAGCCAGGGAGTGCTAGCCTACATTCGAAGAAACGTAAAAGAAGGGCTTAACACGGTTATGAATGGTGTGCACCTTATACCGGGCTACCTTGATTTAGGCTATGATAATGGCGAAGTCTTATTATTTGAATATATCCTTCATCTTGAAGACGAAGAGCGTCATATTCAGCGATTTTATGAAAGATCTCAGGGCAGTAAACGAGACCCGGAGTATTATATTCGTGATATGTCCTCGATTAGGAAAATTCAAAATTATATTAAAAAACAAGCACTTAAACATGATGTTATGGTCATAGAAAACACTAATTTTGAGCAAACGGTGAATGTTATACTTCAGGATATAGCTTCATCACTTAACGAGGTGCTTATCTCCAAAGGAAAACAGAAAACCATTAGTTCTTAG